From the genome of Triticum aestivum cultivar Chinese Spring chromosome 3B, IWGSC CS RefSeq v2.1, whole genome shotgun sequence, one region includes:
- the LOC123070271 gene encoding uncharacterized protein, translating to MPRARKPRREWSDGVPPELLGVIFLDLACLADRVCFAAVCRSWRSVARAVGTPPAPRQLPWLLLPSPDKPSFFSLHSGAKRRLRLPESIRGARLCGSHDGGWVALAFEQWRGYAAVNLLSGATVPLPDRLRTAHPLAPQANTACEHHMVIRTITFSGSPSAENCLAAAHVSSASNIAFWRPGMNGHWITCGVAVALDVIQDIIYYENGLKQGFHVLSNTEDIVVYTPNSVEGASLVMSRSTYQIQKRADYRPDNLRRKSLTVSRYLVESRGKLLMVLRLARRGKHGFRIFEMNLVVAPAGGSEASWVELHSLPGRVLLLGRGCSRAVEVSQFNRLQLGSIYYLDDTSFDISLALSSGSKYSSTDMGVYGRKTLNRARSVRRFPRKFTSEGSPPIWFMP from the coding sequence ATGCCCCGTGCTCGCAAGCCTCGCCGTGAGTGGTCGGACGGCGTCCCGCCCGAGCTTCTTGGCGTCATCTTCCTCGACCTGGCCTGCCTCGCCGACCGTGTCTGCTTCGCTGCCGTCTGCCGCTCGTGGCGCTCTGTGGCGCGGGCTGTTGGCACCCCGCCGGCGCCGCGCCAGCTCCCGTGGCTCCTTCTCCCGTCCCCCGACAAGCCCTCCTTCTTCAGCCTCCACTCGGGGGCCAAACGCCGCCTACGCCTCCCGGAGAGCATCCGCGGCGCGCGCTTATGTGGCTCCCATGATGGCGGTTGGGTCGCTCTAGCATTCGAGCAGTGGCGAGGGTATGCGGCCGTCAACCTCCTCTCTGGCGCGACGGTTCCTCTCCCCGACAGGCTCAGGACTGCGCACCCGCTCGCTCCCCAGGCGAACACCGCCTGCGAGCACCACATGGTCATCCGCACCATCACCTTCTCGGGGTCACCCTCAGCAGAGAACTGCCTTGCCGCCGCGCATGTCTCCAGCGCCTCCAACATCGCGTTCTGGCGGCCGGGAATGAACGGCCACTGGATCACTTGCGGTGTCGCGGTCGCTCTGGACGTGATCCAGGACATCATCTATTACGAGAATGGGCTGAAGCAAGGTTTCCATGTCCTGTCAAATACAGAGGACATCGTGGTGTACACGCCCAACAGCGTCGAGGGCGCCTCTCTGGTTATGTCCCGTTCCACCTACCAGATCCAGAAGCGCGCTGATTACAGGCCTGATAATCTCAGGCGCAAGTCGCTCACAGTGTCCCGCTATCTGGTGGAATCCCGCGGGAAATTGCTAATGGTCCTGCGGCTTGCCAGGCGTGGCAAGCATGGGTTCAGAATCTTTGAGATGAACCTTGTGGTTGCTCCTGCTGGGGGCTCTGAAGCTTCTTGGGTGGAGCTCCACTCGCTTCCTGGTCGGGTGCTCTTGCTTGGTCGAGGCTGCTCTAGGGCTGTTGAGGTGTCTCAGTTCAATAGGCTCCAACTGGGTAGCATCTATTATTTGGACGATACTAGCTTCGACATATCCTTGGCGTTAAGCAGTGGGAGCAAGTATTCCAGTACTGACATGGGTGTTTATGGTCGCAAAACACTAAATAGGGCGCGTAGTGTGCGGCGCTTTCCGCGAAAATTTACTTCAGAGGGCTCTCCACCAATCTGGTTTATGCCCTGA